The following coding sequences are from one Danaus plexippus chromosome 13 unlocalized genomic scaffold, MEX_DaPlex mxdp_15, whole genome shotgun sequence window:
- the LOC116770166 gene encoding methylated-DNA--protein-cysteine methyltransferase, with product MEFSELLTKFSQNSKKSICILRFDSPIGKIVAAGDDNFLYVVVFEDSKNFEKELRVIADNLSCSFVEKKSKILEQFECEIKDYFDGNLRKFTVPIKTFGTDFQKEVWKHLLELPYGSTQTYGSLAKNMGRAASHSRAIGAACGANAHLIIIPCHRLVASATNGGFSCGVNRKEWLIEHEKKFVKL from the exons ATGGAGTTTTCAgaattattaacaaagttttctcaAAACTCTAAGAAATCCATTTGCATATTGAGATTTGATTCCCCTATTGGAAAAATAGTTGCAGCGGGTGATGATAACTTCCTATATGTTGTAGTTTTTGAAGACTCAAAAAACTTCGAGAAAGAATTACGTGTTATTGCTGATAATTTATCATGtagttttgtagaaaaaaaaagtaagatTCTAGAGCAGTTCGAGTGTGAAATCAAAGATTACTTCGATGGGAATTTACGAAAGTTTACAGTTCCTATAAAAACTTTTGGTACGGATTTTCAAAAG GAAGTTTGGAAACACCTCCTGGAACTGCCCTATGGCTCTACGCAGACCTATGGGTCACTTGCCAAGAATATGGGTAGGGCGGCAAGCCATTCTCGAGCTATTGGTGCAGCTTGTGGTGCGAATGCCCACCTTATAATAATACCTTGCCATCGTTTAGTTGCTTCTGCTACTAATGGAGGATTTAGTTGTGGTGTTAATCGCAAGGAGTGGTTGATAGAGCATGAGAAGAAATTTGTTAAGCTTTGA
- the LOC116770437 gene encoding uncharacterized protein LOC116770437: MTTEQKYDCVFCKEIFDDKEALQIHFRKHGDPKFNKISKSRGRTSNEESSTEKPVEENEMVGCDVCEEVFPTISKAITHKHKVHPDHDAKYFCSFCGKVFTMKHLFNKHIQTNHDGEPTNDTRDFYCECCEVAFYVAPAMLYHNKFFHRQDSELPAIGQSKKVKLYNQELLQIFYCAFCGEEYNNKINLHKHMGDDHADEHQSPTEVLRCPLCEAIFYHLDAFEVHLTFHSTEDLYSEKNESAEGVTEFSLETVPPIMEKVEDDQQPEDNMNEEGIDSFLQLVMGESEEPEKVKVKKHKKHKKSKKSAITLDEFLNMNKDVFGDGLDVQGIEEVPTPFVLKKPKVKKVVNKVVNADLAKLKKIGITVKTKVANPVANIKGVAAKISTPITSNRNKVNSSSSPNEIISKLMNQGNSQIKIIKKTVPQNVAQNIIQTNDQDSVTKAPDVGLTKDVNESLNLNQSIENEAKEENNSVVDDNTDIESSNVHKDVSEVGETTHCKETDLDNMTNIPKSNSSVKEVDRTEPKTSGQNNTEEILEGGGNICEATDNFQPSQKKDDIISESTSSCINTSKENEGDIERDVDNVALKTLNALKHLSHLLTVKPVVNSKSVLKTSEANNVNKEAVEAAKETKLDKPLRNLSEQITIKQPKSPSVSTNMAPDGDNENGHPGSDVDCDDVSQSNDGASKTNAPNRVHSPYTERTSTPTSTKSNNSVSNKSSDAITKSELCPKKIANLNILKRLTNVTAKPLGKANTRSPTNIVNKNITTTNVKQEKGKIYEEIEVFNIDDSDSEDNEQTEVVSDDVKKNNVPLDALKSLSKNITVKSSQLTNSKVTTYRAESNFENYTKFNKQTPEIQKSINLQNKLNNFGSHIRVKSRNSSPINKDSRDVSDADDENDEQDFDSGSDDEGDVRITEVHDDPGTDGEGNEHDTNATVQSPSGTHSDQEQVDENIADRTYDNSKSSPLPRPNDAPTKKAPGLESLNLNKELTIKSLTKNCDNDDGSNHSRHRDTTEEAKNPSKELVLKQFRQNTTNELPTNKTSQPTGGSASQAFNQKVSTSSNQVTKTVKRFQSQTIIEEITTTVTKTIRTVNQSTNEEVQSTSQLAPKPNARPQKIINRLPQPGRATIRQITPTVGTKIRSTGTAVRSPKPLVRPSNQLVPIRPSNLIRPTLPSPSAIRRPVPQKSSPQRAAIGKLKISPHAISQTGKRPSEEVAHFSCFKKPKDSGIFQTDVQDSDDEGTTQYSASQSQTKYASVTKTVKGKAGVTAMQMKSETSTSSHQLSKLSNVSGLKIVKTNASSKVEEKCEVTSANKNTLEALEKLQKQGLLIKKPRFEEYSEQTDSHSESDADSDK, from the exons ATGACGACAGAACAGAAATATGATTGTGTGTTTTGCAAAGAGATATTCGATGATAAAGAGgcattacaaatacatttcag AAAACATGGGGatccaaaatttaataaaatatcaaagtcaAGAGGGCGCACATCGAATGAAGAATCAAGTACTGAGAAACCGGTAGAGGAAAATGAAATGGTTGGATGTGATGTGTGTGAAGAAGTGTTCCCAACTATATCGAAAGCAATAACTCATAAGCATAAAGTACATCCAGACCACGATGCAAAATACTTTTGCTCATTCTGTGGTAAAGTCTTTACAATGAAG CATCTTTTCAATAAACACATTCAAACAAACCACGATGGTGAACCCACAAATGACACAAGAGATTTTTATTGTGAGTGCTGTGAAGTTGCATTCTATGTAGCACCAGCTATGCTGTATCACAACAAGTTCTTCCACAGACAGGACTCGGAGCTGCCGGCTATTGGTCAATCAAAGAAAGTAAAGCTATACAatcag GAATTGCTACAAATATTCTATTGTGCGTTCTGTGGTGAGgaatacaacaataaaatcaatctACAT AAACATATGGGCGATGATCATGCTGATGAGCATCAAAGTCCGACCGAGGTGTTGCGATGTCCGCTGTGTGAAGCCATCTTCTATCACTTGGATGCGTTCGAGGTTCATCTGACTTTCCACAGTACTGAGGACTTGTACAGTGAAAAGAATGAAAG TGCGGAAGGGGTCACAGAGTTCTCATTGGAAACAGTACCACCGATAATGGAGAAAGTCGAAGATGACCAGCAACCCGAAGACAATATGAACGAAGAAGGAATT GACAGTTTTCTCCAACTCGTCATGGGCGAATCCGAGGAGCCGGAAAAAGTTAAAGTAAAGAAACACAAAAAGCACAAGAAATCAAAGAAATCAGCCATAACACTAGACGAGTTCTTAAACATGAATAAAGATGTGTTCGGCGACGGTCTGGATGTACAGGGCATTGAGGAAGTACCGACGCCGTTCGTACTCAAGAAACCTAAAGTTAAGAAGGTCGTAAATAAGGTTGTGAATGCAGATTTAGCTAAATTGAAGAAAATAGGCATAACAGTTAAAACGAAAGTCGCCAACCCTGTCGCTAACATTAAGGGCGTGGCGGCGAAAATAAGTACACCCATCACTAGCAATAGAAACAAAGTGAATTCATCAAGTTCTCCAAACGAAATTATATCGAAATTAATGAATCAAGGAAATAgtcagataaaaataatcaagaagACTGTACCGCAGAATGTTGCGCAGAATATTATTCAAACTAATGATCAGGACTCGGTAACTAAAGCTCCTGATGTAGGACTAACTAAAGATGTCAATGAAAGTCTAAATCTAAATCAGTCTATTGAAAATGAAGCCAAAGAGGAAAATAATAGTGTTGTCGATGACAATACAGACATAGAAAGTAGTAATGTCCATAAAGATGTTTCAGAAGTAGGGGAAACTACACATTGTAAAGAGACCGACTTGGataatatgacaaatataCCAAAGTCAAACAGTAGTGTAAAAGAAGTCGATCGCACGGAACCAAAAACATCAGGACAGAATAATACAGAAGAGATTTTAGAAGGCGGCGGTAATATATGTGAGGCGACCGACAATTTTCAGCCCAGTCAAAAAAAAGATGACATTATAAGCGAGTCCACCAGTTCGTGTATTAATACAAGTAAAGAAAACGAAGGTGACATCGAAAGAGACGTGGATAATGTAGCTTTAAAGACTTTAAAcgctttaaaacatttaagtcATCTATTAACAGTGAAACCTGTGGTGAATAGTAAGAGTGTTCTGAAAACGAGCGAAGCTAACAATGTTAACAAGGAAGCCGTCGAAGCTGCGAAGGAAACGAAACTAGATAAACCGCTGAGAAATTTATCGGAACAAATCACAATAAAACAGCCAAAATCTCCGTCGGTTAGCACGAACATGGCGCCTGATGGTGACAATGAGAACGGTCACCCGGGCAGTGATGTCGACTGTGATGATGTCTCGCAAAGTAACGACGGTGCAAGTAAAACTAACGCACCAAACCGAGTTCATTCACCCTACACAGAGAGGACCTCGACACCAACGTCAACGAAGTCAAATAATTCAGTCTCTAATAAATCATCAGACGCAATTACTAAAAGCGAGTTATGTcctaaaaaaattgcaaatttgAATATACTCAAACGTCTCACAAACGTCACAGCGAAACCGCTTGGTAAAGCGAACACGCGGTCTCCGACTAACatagtgaataaaaatattacaactacAAATGTCAAACAGGAAAAGGGTAAAATTTACGAAGaaattgaagtttttaatattgacgATTCCGATAGCGAAGACAACGAGCAAACGGAAGTGGTGTCGGACgacgtgaaaaaaaataatgtgccCTTGGATGCCTTGAAAAGTTTAAGCAAAAATATCACCGTGAAGAGCAGTCAACTAACAAACTCGAAAGTTACGACGTATAGAGCCGAAAGTAATTTCgagaattatacaaaattcaaCAAACAGACGCCGGAAATACAGAAGAgcataaatttacaaaataaactcaACAACTTCGGAAGTCATATAAGGGTGAAATCGAGAAACTCATCGCCGATAAATAAAGATAGCAGAGATGTTAGTGACGCTGACGATGAAAACGATGAACAAGATTTCGACAGTGGGTCGGACGATGAAGGCGATGTGAGAATTACTGAGGTCCATGATGACCCTGGAACAGATGGAGAAGGAAATGAACATGACACGAACGCCACGGTGCAGTCACCGTCCGGGACACACAGCGACCAGGAACAGGTCGATGAAAACATCGCCGACAGAACATACGATAACTCAAAATCATCACCGTTACCAAGACCAAATGATGCGCCAACAAAGAAAGCGCCAGGTCTAGAAAGCCTGAATTTAAACAAGGAACTCACAATTAAATCGCTAACGAAGAATTGTGATAATGACGACGGTTCAAATCATTCCCGCCACAGAGATACCACTGAAGAAGCTAAAAACCCTAGTAAGGAACTCGTGCTGAAGCAATTCAGACAGAACACGACCAACGAGCTACCGACGAACAAGACATCGCAGCCGACCGGCGGGTCCGCGAGTCAGGCGTTCAACCAAAAAGTTTCTACATCATCAAACCAAGTAACCAAAACTGTGAAGAGGTTCCAATCGCAAACCATCATCGAGGAGATCACGACCACTGTCACTAAAACAATCCGAACAGTTAATCAATCTACCAATGAAGAAGTACAGAGCACCAGCCAGCTAGCGCCCAAACCTAATGCGAGACCtcaaaaaatcataaatagatTGCCCCAACCGGGCAGAGCGACGATCAGGCAAATCACACCAACGGTGGGAACAAAAATTAGAAGTACGGGCACGGCGGTGAGATCACCAAAACCGCTGGTGCGTCCTTCAAATCAACTGGTTCCAATAAGGCCGTCCAATTTGATAAGACCCACATTACCAAGTCCGTCTGCGATAAGAAGACCTGTGCCCCAAAAATCTAGTCCGCAAAGAGCAGCtataggaaaattaaaaatttcccCGCACGCCATCAGTCAGACTGGTAAAAGACCGTCGGAGGAAGTCGCGCACTTCAGCTGTTTCAAGAAACCGAAGGATTCCGGGATATTCCAGACCGATGTCCAGGACAGTGATGATGAAGGGACGACCCAGTACTCCGCGTCTCAGAGCCAGACGAAATACGCCAGCGTCACCAAAACCGTCAAGGGAAAGGCCGGCGTCACTGCGATGCAGATGAAATCTGAAACCAGCACCAGTTCACACCAACTCAGCAAACTGAGCAATGTTTCCGGTTTAAAGATTGTCAAAACGAACGCCAGCAGCAAAGTGGAAGAGAAGTGTGAAGTGACTTCCGCAAACAAAAATACCTTGGAGGCTCTGGAGAAGTTGCAGAAACAAGGGCTCCTGATAAAGAAGCCGCGTTTTGAAGAATACAGTGAACAAACGGACTCGCACAGCGAGAGCGACGCCGATAGTGACAAATGA
- the LOC116770165 gene encoding prostaglandin reductase 1-like, producing the protein MANIVPSTIARGLSSGVANRILAKKYVLTKHFEGEPKKSDFIVVEEELPQLKDGEILTEAEYLSVDPYMRAYMIRFKMPADMIGGQVAKVIESRSAKVPVGSYVTGSFGWRTHSIVNYDNPSADQQLPVHVLPDFGPYPVSLALGLLGMPGNTAYFGLKELCQPKAGETLVVTGAAGAVGSHVGQIGKILGCRVIGFAGSDEKCQYLKKELGFDYAFNYKTANIRSALKEAAPNRVDCYFDNVGGEISSIIMSHMNKYGRVAVCGSISSYNDTTLPKVSIVQPSIVFNELKLEGFIVSRWANRWQEGIMANLNWLKEGKLKYQEKVYHGFDNMVDALVGMLRGENTGKAVVKVK; encoded by the exons ATGGCTAATATTGTACCATCAACGATTGCGAGGGGACTGTCGTCAGGTGTGGCCAACAGAATATTGGCTAAAAAATACGTACTTACGAAACACTTTGAGGGAGAGCCTAAGAAGAGCGATTTTATCGTCGTTGAAGAGGAACTTCCTCAATTAAAAGATGGAG agATATTAACAGAAGCTGAATACTTGAGTGTTGATCCTTACATGCGTGCATATATGATACGTTTTAAAATGCCAGCCGACATGATCGGAGGACAAGTGGCTAA GGTGATCGAAAGCCGTAGCGCAAAAGTACCAGTTGGCAGTTATGTGACGGGTTCCTTTGGTTGGAGGACGCACTCTATTGTCAATTACGATAACCCAAGTGCTGACCAACAGCTGCCAGTCCATGTTTTACCAGATTTTGGTCCGTATCCTGTTTCACTGGCCCTAGGCCTACTTGGGATGCCAGG aaatacggcatattttggtttaaaagaattatgcCAACCTAAAGCTGGTGAGACTTTGGTAGTGACGGGTGCGGCTGGTGCTGTTGGTTCTCACGTGGGTCAGATTGGGAAGATTTTGG GTTGCCGTGTCATTGGATTCGCGGGCTCTGACGAGAaatgtcaatatttaaaaaaagaactggGTTTTGATTACGCGTTCAATTACAAGACAGCCAATATTAGATCGGCATTAAAGGAAGCGGCTCCAAATCGCGTCGATTGCTACTTCGATAAt GTGGGAGGTGAAATCAGTTCCATAATAATGAGTCATATGAACAAATACGGTAGGGTTGCTGTCTGCGGCTCTATTTCGTCCTACAATGATACAACTCTGCCTAAAg tttcaatagTCCAGCCTTCGATCGTTTTTAATGAACTTAAGCTCGAAGGATTTATAGTAAGTCGTTGGGCCAACAGATGGCAAGAAGGTATTATGGCGAATCTGAATTGGTTGAAGGAAGGCAAATTGAAGTACCAAGAGAAGGTTTACCATGGATTTGACAACATGGTTGATGCCTTAGTGGGCATGTTGAGAGGAGAGAACACAGGGAAAGCAGTTGTGAAGGTTAAgtga